Proteins from a single region of Coregonus clupeaformis isolate EN_2021a chromosome 19, ASM2061545v1, whole genome shotgun sequence:
- the LOC121532306 gene encoding probable polypeptide N-acetylgalactosaminyltransferase 8 isoform X1 produces MQIIYMRSMWVKPLLVLGSILFLSFISVILRNGMDKKTDERPTEAKTIDIVRRFSDLESNINKVYDLFKNLEQKQDAIQKMLVDESERFKDQKVVAAPANSQPEQREQDEQKPKPQQEAPKTSQLFLNSPLFQGWGENLSEEDQEAAQALFEKYGYNVFLSDRLPLNRELPDTRESKCLQKKYPKDLPSIAVVLIYLDEALSIIKRAIRSIIDRTPEHLLREIILVDDHSSNDDLKGDLDVYVKSIKEQNPGLRMVRVRHVESLGLTQARISGWRAATADVVAILDAHIEVHKEWAEPLLTRIKADRTVVVSPVFDRVNYYDLEVVHYVPAAHAFDWALWCMYESFRPEWYHLNDTSLPGKSPSIMGIMVVDRKFLGEIGALDGGMKVYGGENVELGVRVWLCGGSIEVVPCSKIAHIERNHKPYAPDLSMSMKRNALRAAAIWMDEYKHNVNLAWNIPIKDHGIDIGDVSERKELREKLKCKPFKWYLDNVYPQLDTWDNILAYGGMKNLDANICIDQGIYPGHTPIAFDCFNYGPQHTYYHSNGELYIGGLKSHKYNDNRCLADSGEDTVPDLYDCNEAVQKGMGIHWDFTQGKELKNRQTKRCLEIQKQKLVVEKCTGQKWEIQNIIKPF; encoded by the exons ATGCAAATAATATATATGAGGTCTATGTGGGTAAAGCCTCTATTAGTTTTAGGAAGTATTTTATTCCTCAGCTTTATATCAGTGATTTTGAGGAATGGAATGGACAAAAAGACAGATGAGAGGCCTACTGAGGCCAAAACTATTGACATTGTTAGAAGATTTTCTGACTTGGAAAGCAACATCAACAAAGTCT ACGATTTGTTCAAAAACTTGGAACAAAAGCAGGATGCCATTCAGAAAATGCTTGTGGATGAAAGCGAGAGATTTAAAGACCAGAAAGTTGTGGCAGCTCCGGCCAATTCGCAGCCAGAGCAGAGAGAACAAGATGAACAGAAGCCCAAGCCCCAGCAGGAGGCGCCAAAGACTTCCCAACTGTTCCTCAACTCTCCATTGTTTCAGGGCTGGGGAGAGAATCTATCGGAGGAGGATCAGGAGGCGGCACAAGCTTTGTTTGAGAAATATGGCTACAATGTTTTCCTCAGCGATCGTCTGCCTCTCAACCGAGAGCTACCAGACACACGTGAATCCAA ATGTTTGCAGAAGAAGTACCCCAAGGACCTGCCCAGTATTGCTGTGGTGTTGATCTACCTGGACGAGGCCCTGTCTATCATTAAACGAGCCATCCGCAGCATCATCGACCGAACCCCTGAACACCTGCTGAGAGAGATCATTCTGGTGGATGACCACAGCTCCAATG ATGATCTGAAGGGGGACCTGGATGTCTATGTCAAATCCATTAAGGAGCAGAATCCTGGGCTTCGCATGGTCAGAGTGAGACACGTTGAATCACTGGGTTTAACTCAAGCTCGCATCTCTGGGTGGAGAGCTGCTACTGCGGATGTGGTTGCCATTCTAGACGCTCACATTGAGGTCCACAAGGAGTG GGCGGAGCCTCTGTTGACTCGTATCAAGGCAGACCGGACAGTAGTGGTGTCCCCTGTGTTTGACAGGGTGAATTACTATGACCTGGAAGTTGTCCATTACGTCCCAGCGGCCCATGCTTTTGACTGGGCTCTGTGGTGTATGTATGAGTCCTTCAGGCCGGAGTGGTACCATCTCAACGACACGTCACTGCCAGGAAA GAGTCCCTCTATCATGGGAATCATGGTGGTGGACAGGAAATTCCTGGGAGAAATCGGTGCCCTCGATGGTGGAATGAAAGTGTATGGAGGGGAAAATGTTGAGCTAGGTGTGCGG GTGTGGCTGTGTGGAGGAAGCATAGAGGTAGTGCCTTGTTCTAAGATCGCCCACATTGAGAGGAACCACAAGCCTTACGCACCTGACCTGAGCATGTCCATGAAGAGGAATGCACTGAGGGCAGCAGCGATCTGGATGGATGAGTACAAACATAATGTCAATCTTGCCTGGAACATTCCCATTAAG GATCATGGAATAGATATCGGTGATGTGTCAGAGAGAAAGGAGCTCAgagaaaagctgaaatgtaagCCCTTCAAGTGGTACCTGGACAATGTGTATCCTCAGTTGGACACATGGGACAACATCCTGGCCTATGGAGGG ATGAAGAACTTGGATGCAAACATATGTATAGATCAAGGAATTTATCCTGGTCATACACCCATAGCCTTCGACTGCTTCAACTATGGCCCACAG CACACCTACTACCACAGTAATGGGGAGCTTTACATTGGTGGCCTAAAGTCCCACAAGTACAATGACAACAGGTGTTTGGCTGACAGTGGGGAAGACACTGTTCCTGATCTGTACGACTGTAACGAGGCTGTGCAGAAGGGCATGGGCATTCACTGGGACTTTACGCAG GGCAAAGAACTCAAGAACAGACAAACAAAAAGATGTTTAGAAATACAGAAACAGAAACTTGTGGTTGAGAAATGCACTGGCCAAAAATGGGAAATCCAAAACATCATCAAGCCCTTCTAA
- the LOC121532306 gene encoding probable polypeptide N-acetylgalactosaminyltransferase 8 isoform X2 has product MEWTKRQMRGLLRPKLLTLLEDFLTWKATSTKSVNDLFKNLEQKQDAIQKMLVDESERFKDQKVVAAPANSQPEQREQDEQKPKPQQEAPKTSQLFLNSPLFQGWGENLSEEDQEAAQALFEKYGYNVFLSDRLPLNRELPDTRESKCLQKKYPKDLPSIAVVLIYLDEALSIIKRAIRSIIDRTPEHLLREIILVDDHSSNDDLKGDLDVYVKSIKEQNPGLRMVRVRHVESLGLTQARISGWRAATADVVAILDAHIEVHKEWAEPLLTRIKADRTVVVSPVFDRVNYYDLEVVHYVPAAHAFDWALWCMYESFRPEWYHLNDTSLPGKSPSIMGIMVVDRKFLGEIGALDGGMKVYGGENVELGVRVWLCGGSIEVVPCSKIAHIERNHKPYAPDLSMSMKRNALRAAAIWMDEYKHNVNLAWNIPIKDHGIDIGDVSERKELREKLKCKPFKWYLDNVYPQLDTWDNILAYGGMKNLDANICIDQGIYPGHTPIAFDCFNYGPQHTYYHSNGELYIGGLKSHKYNDNRCLADSGEDTVPDLYDCNEAVQKGMGIHWDFTQGKELKNRQTKRCLEIQKQKLVVEKCTGQKWEIQNIIKPF; this is encoded by the exons ATGGAATGGACAAAAAGACAGATGAGAGGCCTACTGAGGCCAAAACTATTGACATTGTTAGAAGATTTTCTGACTTGGAAAGCAACATCAACAAAGTCTGTGA ACGATTTGTTCAAAAACTTGGAACAAAAGCAGGATGCCATTCAGAAAATGCTTGTGGATGAAAGCGAGAGATTTAAAGACCAGAAAGTTGTGGCAGCTCCGGCCAATTCGCAGCCAGAGCAGAGAGAACAAGATGAACAGAAGCCCAAGCCCCAGCAGGAGGCGCCAAAGACTTCCCAACTGTTCCTCAACTCTCCATTGTTTCAGGGCTGGGGAGAGAATCTATCGGAGGAGGATCAGGAGGCGGCACAAGCTTTGTTTGAGAAATATGGCTACAATGTTTTCCTCAGCGATCGTCTGCCTCTCAACCGAGAGCTACCAGACACACGTGAATCCAA ATGTTTGCAGAAGAAGTACCCCAAGGACCTGCCCAGTATTGCTGTGGTGTTGATCTACCTGGACGAGGCCCTGTCTATCATTAAACGAGCCATCCGCAGCATCATCGACCGAACCCCTGAACACCTGCTGAGAGAGATCATTCTGGTGGATGACCACAGCTCCAATG ATGATCTGAAGGGGGACCTGGATGTCTATGTCAAATCCATTAAGGAGCAGAATCCTGGGCTTCGCATGGTCAGAGTGAGACACGTTGAATCACTGGGTTTAACTCAAGCTCGCATCTCTGGGTGGAGAGCTGCTACTGCGGATGTGGTTGCCATTCTAGACGCTCACATTGAGGTCCACAAGGAGTG GGCGGAGCCTCTGTTGACTCGTATCAAGGCAGACCGGACAGTAGTGGTGTCCCCTGTGTTTGACAGGGTGAATTACTATGACCTGGAAGTTGTCCATTACGTCCCAGCGGCCCATGCTTTTGACTGGGCTCTGTGGTGTATGTATGAGTCCTTCAGGCCGGAGTGGTACCATCTCAACGACACGTCACTGCCAGGAAA GAGTCCCTCTATCATGGGAATCATGGTGGTGGACAGGAAATTCCTGGGAGAAATCGGTGCCCTCGATGGTGGAATGAAAGTGTATGGAGGGGAAAATGTTGAGCTAGGTGTGCGG GTGTGGCTGTGTGGAGGAAGCATAGAGGTAGTGCCTTGTTCTAAGATCGCCCACATTGAGAGGAACCACAAGCCTTACGCACCTGACCTGAGCATGTCCATGAAGAGGAATGCACTGAGGGCAGCAGCGATCTGGATGGATGAGTACAAACATAATGTCAATCTTGCCTGGAACATTCCCATTAAG GATCATGGAATAGATATCGGTGATGTGTCAGAGAGAAAGGAGCTCAgagaaaagctgaaatgtaagCCCTTCAAGTGGTACCTGGACAATGTGTATCCTCAGTTGGACACATGGGACAACATCCTGGCCTATGGAGGG ATGAAGAACTTGGATGCAAACATATGTATAGATCAAGGAATTTATCCTGGTCATACACCCATAGCCTTCGACTGCTTCAACTATGGCCCACAG CACACCTACTACCACAGTAATGGGGAGCTTTACATTGGTGGCCTAAAGTCCCACAAGTACAATGACAACAGGTGTTTGGCTGACAGTGGGGAAGACACTGTTCCTGATCTGTACGACTGTAACGAGGCTGTGCAGAAGGGCATGGGCATTCACTGGGACTTTACGCAG GGCAAAGAACTCAAGAACAGACAAACAAAAAGATGTTTAGAAATACAGAAACAGAAACTTGTGGTTGAGAAATGCACTGGCCAAAAATGGGAAATCCAAAACATCATCAAGCCCTTCTAA
- the LOC121532308 gene encoding RIB43A-like with coiled-coils protein 2, with the protein MIAALLVHGRHNLLAICQSAFLNEFKALECIQHVITTCPLGYEQQHRYPNVRYLSNDVFAECICPWSFDSHHSETVREDRKMYNAELLSGRIAAASLERRRNREMQRQDRIFNAKVRTIGIDKEALDSQVNERKKKEQAEAESLKAYAADALRNDKAACLLDQRQLKDERLLQGAIEDFRLNFQPRWSRREYDLSNPDKIRDQEGIQMLPGLVGEDPDSQGRLKNQQEQLREWSVQQQHELATARHQQRQEEQQYDQDRVDLDNKALQLQKIEEERSRAVALATKNFNLTKAAENAEKRWKEWQQQEEDNRTDILNQLQGDLLSESQEQGISVLGLSRLRPDSYKGLTDEQLQHIIDCQQQQIEENRRIQAEQQQQELQQDLFRVASARTALLLERQQARINKQLRRTLDNTNAQLAEAHQEQKKYLEKVYTNIPDDSYFSQFNTSSR; encoded by the exons ATGATAGCTGCACTTTTAGTTCATGGTAGACACAACTTGTTGGCCATTTGTCAATCGGCTtttctcaacgagttcaaagcaCTTGAATGCATTCAACATGTAATTACCACCtgcccacttggttatgaacagCAGCATAGGTATCCGAACGTCAGGTATCTTAGCAACGATGTGTTTGCAGAGTGCATTTGCCCTTGGTCATTTGATTCTCACCACAGCGAGACAGTAAGGGAAGATAGGAAAATGTACAATGCTGAATTACTTTCGGGCCGCATTGCTGCGGCTAGTTTGGAAAGGAGGCGTAATAGAGAGATGCAACGTCAAGATAGGATTTTCAATGCTAAAGTTAGAACGATTGGG ATAGATAAAGAGGCTCTTGATTCCCAagtgaatgaaagaaagaaaaaagaacagGCAGAGGCAGAGTCACTTAAAGCATATG CTGCAGATGCATTGCGCAACGACAAGGCTGCTTGTCTACTTGATCAACGCCAACTGAAGGATGAGCGTCTGCTGCAGGGAGCCATAGAGGACTTCAGACTGAACTTCCAGCCGCGGTGGAGTCGGCGAGAGTATGACTTGAGCAACCCGGACAAAATTAGGGATCAGGAGGGGATCCAGATGCTGCCGGGGCTGGTGGGTGAGGACCCAGACAGCCAGGGGAGGCTGaagaatcagcaggagcagctcaGAGAGTGGTCCGTCCAGCAGCAGCATGAGCTGGCCACAGCACGACACCAGCAGAGACAGGAAG AGCAGCAGTATGACCAGGACAGAGTGGACCTGGACAACAAAGCTCTCCAGCTCCAAAAAatcgaggaggagaggagtagagccGTAGCCCTGGCTACAAAGAATTTCAATCTGACAAAG GCAGCAGAGAATGCAGAGAAGCGGTGGAAGGAGTggcagcagcaggaggaggacaACAGGACAGACATCCTGAACCAGCTGCAGGGGGACCTGCTGAGTGAGAGCCAGGAGCAGGGCATCAGTGTGCTGGGTCTGTCCCGCCTCAGGCCCGACAGCTACAAGGGCCTCACGGACGAGCAGCTGCAGCACATCATTGACTGCCAGCAGCAACAGATAGAGGAGAATAGG AGAATTCAggctgagcagcagcagcaggagctCCAGCAGGACCTGTTCCGTGTGGCCTCGGCTCGCACCGCCCTACTACTGGAGAGACAGCAGGCCCGCATCAACAAGCAGCTCCGTCGCACCCTGGATAACACCAACGCACAGCTGGCTGAGGCCCACCAGGAACA GAAAAAGTATCTGGAGAAGGTGTACACTAACATCCCAGATGACAGTTACTTCTCCCAGTTCAACACCAGCAGTCGATAA
- the LOC121532306 gene encoding probable polypeptide N-acetylgalactosaminyltransferase 8 isoform X3: MASSRQGLPSLSGCRPGENDLFKNLEQKQDAIQKMLVDESERFKDQKVVAAPANSQPEQREQDEQKPKPQQEAPKTSQLFLNSPLFQGWGENLSEEDQEAAQALFEKYGYNVFLSDRLPLNRELPDTRESKCLQKKYPKDLPSIAVVLIYLDEALSIIKRAIRSIIDRTPEHLLREIILVDDHSSNDDLKGDLDVYVKSIKEQNPGLRMVRVRHVESLGLTQARISGWRAATADVVAILDAHIEVHKEWAEPLLTRIKADRTVVVSPVFDRVNYYDLEVVHYVPAAHAFDWALWCMYESFRPEWYHLNDTSLPGKSPSIMGIMVVDRKFLGEIGALDGGMKVYGGENVELGVRVWLCGGSIEVVPCSKIAHIERNHKPYAPDLSMSMKRNALRAAAIWMDEYKHNVNLAWNIPIKDHGIDIGDVSERKELREKLKCKPFKWYLDNVYPQLDTWDNILAYGGMKNLDANICIDQGIYPGHTPIAFDCFNYGPQHTYYHSNGELYIGGLKSHKYNDNRCLADSGEDTVPDLYDCNEAVQKGMGIHWDFTQGKELKNRQTKRCLEIQKQKLVVEKCTGQKWEIQNIIKPF, translated from the exons ACGATTTGTTCAAAAACTTGGAACAAAAGCAGGATGCCATTCAGAAAATGCTTGTGGATGAAAGCGAGAGATTTAAAGACCAGAAAGTTGTGGCAGCTCCGGCCAATTCGCAGCCAGAGCAGAGAGAACAAGATGAACAGAAGCCCAAGCCCCAGCAGGAGGCGCCAAAGACTTCCCAACTGTTCCTCAACTCTCCATTGTTTCAGGGCTGGGGAGAGAATCTATCGGAGGAGGATCAGGAGGCGGCACAAGCTTTGTTTGAGAAATATGGCTACAATGTTTTCCTCAGCGATCGTCTGCCTCTCAACCGAGAGCTACCAGACACACGTGAATCCAA ATGTTTGCAGAAGAAGTACCCCAAGGACCTGCCCAGTATTGCTGTGGTGTTGATCTACCTGGACGAGGCCCTGTCTATCATTAAACGAGCCATCCGCAGCATCATCGACCGAACCCCTGAACACCTGCTGAGAGAGATCATTCTGGTGGATGACCACAGCTCCAATG ATGATCTGAAGGGGGACCTGGATGTCTATGTCAAATCCATTAAGGAGCAGAATCCTGGGCTTCGCATGGTCAGAGTGAGACACGTTGAATCACTGGGTTTAACTCAAGCTCGCATCTCTGGGTGGAGAGCTGCTACTGCGGATGTGGTTGCCATTCTAGACGCTCACATTGAGGTCCACAAGGAGTG GGCGGAGCCTCTGTTGACTCGTATCAAGGCAGACCGGACAGTAGTGGTGTCCCCTGTGTTTGACAGGGTGAATTACTATGACCTGGAAGTTGTCCATTACGTCCCAGCGGCCCATGCTTTTGACTGGGCTCTGTGGTGTATGTATGAGTCCTTCAGGCCGGAGTGGTACCATCTCAACGACACGTCACTGCCAGGAAA GAGTCCCTCTATCATGGGAATCATGGTGGTGGACAGGAAATTCCTGGGAGAAATCGGTGCCCTCGATGGTGGAATGAAAGTGTATGGAGGGGAAAATGTTGAGCTAGGTGTGCGG GTGTGGCTGTGTGGAGGAAGCATAGAGGTAGTGCCTTGTTCTAAGATCGCCCACATTGAGAGGAACCACAAGCCTTACGCACCTGACCTGAGCATGTCCATGAAGAGGAATGCACTGAGGGCAGCAGCGATCTGGATGGATGAGTACAAACATAATGTCAATCTTGCCTGGAACATTCCCATTAAG GATCATGGAATAGATATCGGTGATGTGTCAGAGAGAAAGGAGCTCAgagaaaagctgaaatgtaagCCCTTCAAGTGGTACCTGGACAATGTGTATCCTCAGTTGGACACATGGGACAACATCCTGGCCTATGGAGGG ATGAAGAACTTGGATGCAAACATATGTATAGATCAAGGAATTTATCCTGGTCATACACCCATAGCCTTCGACTGCTTCAACTATGGCCCACAG CACACCTACTACCACAGTAATGGGGAGCTTTACATTGGTGGCCTAAAGTCCCACAAGTACAATGACAACAGGTGTTTGGCTGACAGTGGGGAAGACACTGTTCCTGATCTGTACGACTGTAACGAGGCTGTGCAGAAGGGCATGGGCATTCACTGGGACTTTACGCAG GGCAAAGAACTCAAGAACAGACAAACAAAAAGATGTTTAGAAATACAGAAACAGAAACTTGTGGTTGAGAAATGCACTGGCCAAAAATGGGAAATCCAAAACATCATCAAGCCCTTCTAA